The following are from one region of the Rickettsiales bacterium genome:
- a CDS encoding TfoX/Sxy family protein gives MSNSGFVEYIMDRLSPLGNITSRKMFGGYGLYCNKIIFAIIVDDELYFKADTDLGKEYESVGSFPFTYQKDEKRVALSYWYVSIDIIEDEDSLKKWFDKSFELAKSSKKKEKMMNINPSRACVKPLS, from the coding sequence ATGTCCAATAGTGGCTTTGTTGAATATATAATGGATCGATTATCACCTCTTGGAAATATTACCTCCAGGAAGATGTTTGGTGGTTATGGTTTATATTGCAATAAAATTATTTTTGCCATTATTGTAGATGATGAATTATATTTCAAAGCAGATACTGACTTAGGCAAAGAATATGAATCTGTAGGTTCATTTCCTTTTACATATCAGAAAGATGAAAAAAGAGTTGCTTTAAGTTATTGGTATGTTTCTATTGATATAATTGAAGATGAAGATAGCTTGAAGAAATGGTTCGATAAAAGTTTTGAGCTTGCTAAGTCCAGCAAAAAAAAGGAAAAAATGATGAATATAAATCCTAGTAGGGCTTGTGTTAAACCACTCTCTTAA